A window of Variovorax paradoxus EPS genomic DNA:
CGGATTGTGGGTGCGCGATTTCGCAAGAATCGCCTCGATGGCCGCAGGGCTGGTGTCGACGGCGCGGCTTGCGTAGAGAAGACGGACCAGCATGTTCAGCTCTTTCGTGGCAACAGGGAAAGAAATTCGCGGCGCAGGCTCGGGTCCTTGAGGAACACGCCGCGCATGACGGAATTGATCATCTTGCTGTCCATTTCCTTCACGCCGCGCCAGGCCATGCAGAAGTGCTCGGCTTCCATCACCAGCGCGAGGCCGTCGGGCCGGGTCTTCTCCTGGATCAGGTCGGCCAATTGCACGATCGCCTCTTCCTGGATCTGAGGACGGCCCATGACCCACTCGGCCAGGCGCGCGTACTTCGACAGGCCGATCACGTTGGTGTGCTCGTTGGGCATCACGCCGATCCAGAGCTTGCCGATGATCGGGCAGAAGTGGTGCGAGCAGGCGCTGCGCACCGTGATCGGGCCGACGATCATCAGCTCATTCAGGTGCTCGGCGTTGGGAAACTCGGTGAGCGGGGGCGGCGGTACGTAGCGGCCGCGGAACACCTCGTTCAAATACATCTTGGCCACGCGGCGCGCGGTGTTGTCGGTGTTGTGGTCGTTCTCGACGTCGATGACGAGGCTCTCGAGCACGGCCTTCATCTTGACCTCGACCTCGTCGAGCAGCGACTCAAGTTCACCAGGCTGGATGAACTCGGCGATGTTGTCGTTGGCGTTGAAGCGCTTTCGCGCTGCATTCAGGCGCTCGCGGATCTTGACGGAGACGGGCGTGCCCTCGTCATCGTCTTTTCGATCGGGGAGCGGTTCGACGTCGGTTTTCCTCAGCATGGCGGGGATCGTACCAGTGAATGGCTCCAGGACATTCGGGCTGCAACGCCCGTCCCTTCTTGGAGCAGTGCTATCAATTAGGTAGCGAAAAGTCAGCTACCAGCGGGAGGTGATCGGACATCCGCGCCCAGATCGGGCCGCGCGGGACGGTGCAGGAAAGCGGCTCCAGCTTGCGGCCGTAGACGAAATCGAGCTGCGCCACCGGCAGCCGCGAGGGGTAGGTGAGCGTGCGCGGGCCGCGCAGATCGCTGGCGTCGCGCAGGCCCATTGCGTTCATGGCGTAGCGCATGCGCGCGCCCCAGTCGTTGAAGTCGCCGGCCACGACCACGGCCTCGTGGGCCGGCACTTCGCGGTCAATGAATTCCCGCAGGCGCGCGATCTGCCGCACGCGGCTTCCCTTGATGAGGCCCAGGTGCACCACGATGGCATGCACCGGCTGGCCTTCGACCTCGATCACGACGTGCAGCAGCCCGCGCTGTTCGAAGCGGTGGTCGGAGATGTCCTGGTGGCCGGTGCGGATCACCGGCCAGCGCGTGAGCAGCGCATTGCCGTGCTCGCCATGGCGCGTGACGGCGTTGGTTTCGTAGACGGCGGTGTAGCCCTCGGGCGCGAGGAAGTCGGCCTGCGGCAGCTCGGGCCAGCGCGCGAAGCGGGCCGCAGCCTGCCGGTTCATCTTGCGCACTTCCTGCAGGCAGACGATGTCGGCGTCGAGCTGCTCTATGGCGTGGCCGAGGTTGTGGATTTCGAGCCGCCGGGCGGGCCCGATGCCCTGCACACCCTTGTGGATGTTGTAGGTCGCGACCCGGAGGTTGTTGGCTGCTGCTGCGGCTGGCGGCTGGTTCATCGCGCAAATTCTGGCAGCAACAGAATGGCTTCGGCGTTCGACGGGGAAAAGCATGCGTCGGCAGCCTCCCGGTACGGCAGCCATTGCCAGTCGGTGTGTTCGCGC
This region includes:
- the folE gene encoding GTP cyclohydrolase I, with translation MLRKTDVEPLPDRKDDDEGTPVSVKIRERLNAARKRFNANDNIAEFIQPGELESLLDEVEVKMKAVLESLVIDVENDHNTDNTARRVAKMYLNEVFRGRYVPPPPLTEFPNAEHLNELMIVGPITVRSACSHHFCPIIGKLWIGVMPNEHTNVIGLSKYARLAEWVMGRPQIQEEAIVQLADLIQEKTRPDGLALVMEAEHFCMAWRGVKEMDSKMINSVMRGVFLKDPSLRREFLSLLPRKS
- a CDS encoding endonuclease/exonuclease/phosphatase family protein, with the translated sequence MNQPPAAAAANNLRVATYNIHKGVQGIGPARRLEIHNLGHAIEQLDADIVCLQEVRKMNRQAAARFARWPELPQADFLAPEGYTAVYETNAVTRHGEHGNALLTRWPVIRTGHQDISDHRFEQRGLLHVVIEVEGQPVHAIVVHLGLIKGSRVRQIARLREFIDREVPAHEAVVVAGDFNDWGARMRYAMNAMGLRDASDLRGPRTLTYPSRLPVAQLDFVYGRKLEPLSCTVPRGPIWARMSDHLPLVADFSLPN